ATATAAAATGAAGAACATTCATGTTTATGAGCATCGTGTCAGTGATTGCTTTGTGCTCCTAAGTTTCTGCCTTGTTTTAAACGATCGAGACAACAGAAACCCAGATATTCTGTACCTGCAGAACATGATTGCAGCATTTTATATACTTAGTTCCacaggataaaataaaaacagtaaagggATTTCAGTGATGATTTTCATTTTGcctgagttttctttttctttttacactttgGCTGAAGACAATTTAATATTCCAAAAttctttattaatcccagaggaaaattaaatgttgtaactcatcagtctagattcttcaaagagttattgaagatggcgacggctgttggcaggaaagatttGTGCCTGCTTGCCTTTTTAAAGCATTCACCACTTCCGTGTActtttccttctctcttccCTGCAGCTCCCTCcagaatgatgatgatgatgaggtgTCTAACAAGACGTGGGTGCTGACTCCCAAAGTGTATGAGAGTGATGTAACACACATCCTAAACAGCCTACTAGATGGCTACGATAACAAGCTCAGACCTGACATTGGAGGTATGgagtgtttttctctctctctctcttattttCACAGCTAATACAATTAGGCAgtctaagcagataagcagaaaaaaggataaatattttagaaatcataaattgaataaatattttgtttgtgattattaatgACGATGATAagataaatttatatttatatttataatttatataataaatttattattaatgaaattATTAATTGGGGTACcactttagccgcattgattactgcaacagcgtcttcacaggtctgactaataaataaatcaaacagctgcagctgatccagaagctgctgctcgtgttctcactaaaaccaggaagatagagacataacaccagttttaaagtccctacactggctccctgtagctcagagaatagactttaaaatactgatgttagtttataaatcactgaacagtttggcaccacaatacattaaatatctgttattgctgtaccaaccNNNNNNNNNNNNNNNNNNNNNNNNNNNNNNNNNNNNNNNNNNNNNNNNNNNNNNNNNNNNNNNNNNNNNNNNNNNNNNNNNNNNNNNNNNNNNNNNNNNNNNNNNNNNNNNNNNNNNNNNNNNNNNNNNNNNNNNNNNNNNNNNNNNNNNNNNNNNNNNNNNNNNNNNNNNNNNNNNNNNNNNNNNNNNNNNNNNNNNNNNNNNNNNNNNNNNNNNNNNNNNNNNNNNNNNNNNNNNNNNNNNNNNNNNNNNNNNNNNNNNNNNNNNNNNNNNNNNNNNNNNNNNNNNNNNNNNNNNNNNNNNNNNNNNNNNNNNNNNNNNNNNNNNNNNNNNNNNNNNNNNNNNNNNNNNNNNNNNNNNNNNNNNNNNNNNNNNNNNNNNNNNNNNNNNNNNNNNNNNNNNNNNNNNNNNNNNNNNNNNNNNNNNNNNNNNNNNNNNNNNNNNNNNNNNNNNNNNNNNNNNNNNNNNNNNNNNNNNNNNNNNNNNNNNNNNNNNNNNNNNNNNNNNNNNNNNNNNNNNNNNNNNNNNNNNNNNNNNNNNNNNNNNNNNNNNNNNNNNNNNNNNNNNNNNNNNNNNNNNNNNNNNNNNNNNNNNNgtttcaactaaaaacctagaggttggagtccttgtcaaacggtgtttttgactaaagtccctgagggttagaatcccagtcaaacggcgtttaactgaagtcctaaaggggttttaatgttatcttttttttaaatatctttctctttctcactgtttatataatgtcacatgctgtttttattttaattatgtaaagcactttgaaatgccttgctgctgaaatgtgctatacaaataaaatttgattgattgattgattttgacCAGTAGATGACTGCATCATTAGTCAAAGATGCCAGTCACCCATGAAAGAATGAATTCAGTGCTACTGAACAGTAAACGCtcctcacacagacacagaatGATCACAGACGTACTTGTCTGAAAATGtattaacaaaaaagaaaaatttagcAGTTGAAAGATCAATTATTATGCACtgagaaaaagacacaaacatgaAAAGACTTCTAATATCACAAATATAGCTCCAAGGCTAAGAGAGACCAGTGAATCCTCCAAACCTGTGACAACAATCACACAGCATACAATCAGCAACTCTTCAGTGAGAAGCATTAACCaacatataaaagaaaaatggctaaATAATTTTATCTAACTAACAAGCCCAGACCTGTGTGGGGCAATGCTTGGCGGACtggcaaaaagcaaaacaatcaaCTGGAAAAACTCATTCTGGTCCAGCAGGCAAGCTGGTACACAGCTGCCCTGCTCCGGTAGAGTCGGCGGCATCATTAAGTTGTAAAGACCAAAGGGAAACCACTCCAAGACTTTCACCATATTGGCTTTAGTGGACTTCTGGAGGAGTTGGACAACAAAGGAAATGACACATCTCAGTTTTGACTAARCACACAACTGATCTTAAACTTTCTAGCTCATCCTTTGAAGGTTTTAGAAAGTCCTTTTTCCTGCCCAGGAGggtgaaaggaaaataatccaCATGTGACTGTGTGCCTTCCTTTCGGGCCTGTGACCCCAGAGGAAAGGCAGRCCTGGTGGACATCTGGAATGATGATCTCCAGCGCTTCAACAAATGCTGTGAGATGCAGTCCAATCAGTTTGTTTGGCCTAACAAATCAAACAGCTTCCAAAtcaagtttgttttgaaaacttAAAGTTCTTGAATTTTAATTATCCTCAAGTTAAAATTCAGAACCATGAAGAACAAAGAATCAGTTCATCATGGTCCTGCAARCCCACAGACAGATTACTCATCAGCTGTGGTCAAGCTCTGTAGGTGTCTTCTGTTTGTTCAAGCTGCAGAAATTAAACAAGATTCCAAATTCAAATGAACTAATTCATAATTACCACATGCTGGGTAGTCAATGCCACTGTGTGTTGAGCTGTGACAGACAGCCTGgctatttataaaaacatttacccGTGTTTATGTTCATGCGCGTGTTACGGTGAGGGAAGCTGTTCATCATGGTCCTGTAAGACCGCAGACAAGTTGCTCTCTTGCTTCACTTTGACAGACAGCTGAGGAGGACTTGCTTGTCTGCATGTGCCTATCACATCCATCTGTGAGAGCAGTACTGGGAGATGCTCAGTATCCCTGAATGCTTGATTCATGAGGCAGCATTCCTGGGAAATCTGGCTAAAGAGAGAAGCTGTCACACACCGTCCTGTAATGATAAAGCCCTGTCAATCtactgtatgttgtttttttttgttgttttctgtaaattatgCATTTCCGCTGAAATAATTTCCAACCTTTTCTAGCTCTATGAAACCGGTATTTCTCTAATTATGTCTTACCTGCATATGTTCTGTGCTTTCTATCACAAGCTTGTTTGTGATTTTGAAAGACTCGACAACTTGGTGCAGAcatacagacattttttaactttacacACAGAGTACAGGTACTTCTGATCACTTCAGTTAGATAAATGTTCYCTGATTTGGCTGAAGTGGTGCTTGTAATTCCAGTCTCCAGTGTGGCAGCAGAGGGCAGATCCAACCTTAAGATGAACATTAAAACAGCAGGAGGCAAAAGTTCAAAACTTCATGATATTAGCTTCTGCAGCAAGAGACATTTGATAACGCACAATTCAGGTCTATGTGAACCAGGAGGAGTTTGTGAAACATTGTGTTCAAGTCGCAGCAGATGAATCACTCATTATTTAGATGAAATCATTAAATGTAAGTGCTTTTTGTCATTGTGGAGAAAACATTACATACATTCATCTGCTCACTGGGCAGCTGGCAGCCACTGTCTTTACTGTCATCTTCAAAACATGCTTCTCTCAGTGCCGGTCTCTCTCAGTTGCTACAACTTACACATTCCCACAGGGGAAATAATTAGCCAGCTCTACTGGTGTCTGAGCCAGCAACTATACTAACGAGCCATATTTAGTCAGAGAAGTTTTACCTCTRWTCCGTGGAGTGCTGTAAATTAAGAATAGTTGCTGATTGTGCTTCTCTTTTGAAGTCCATTATGATTTAATGTCTCTGRAAAGTGCTGTTTGGatgaaaactgaagttatttggGCAGAGATCAGATCTGATCAAAACYAATTCTCAATTCATGATACTAATTCATATCRGTATTTAAAAGAatgttattttagaaaataaactgatCCTCTTGGCTGATAGAAGTCRTCAAGCTCAGATCAGTCACTTGCATCCAGAACcttgttctttcagtcatgatCCATATATTATGGMCATGCAGCCTCTGACCCAGGCTAACTCAAAGGCTTTGGAAATCCTGGTGGAGAGGtggaatatttaaaacataaatgttagGAAGGTCACAAATTATGAATGTTACAAGTCAATAGAGCCTGTACTTTCTTcaatttatctttaaaagaaacaaaatctgcaTATAAAACTATCTGTCTGGCCAGATTCCTTGGTGATACTACTGTATATGAacagcatatatatataaaagaataaatataagcattcattttaaatgcttaTGAAATATCACTGATGGAATAACTGTTGTACATGTGTTCAAGGTACTTGTGTAACTTTTTTAACGGCAGCCAAATCCTGAACTCTAGTTTTCTATTCTTCTCTGCAGTCAAGCCAACAGTGATCCACACTGACATGTTTGTCAACAGCATCGGCCCAGTCAATGCCATCAATATGGTAAGTGGGAAAGGAATAGTATSCAAATTGGTCACCATCAGATGAAAAGTGTCCCAGAACCTTTATTTGTCATAAATAAAGATATTGTCACAGGCGCTGTGTTGGCTCAGGTGTAAACATGCGACTGTTGTGTCCGGTGTTCTGCCAGTTCATCCTTAACAAGATCTAgttctaaattattttcttttgggtcaaaattaattgatttctgTCCGTAGTTTATGATGTTGATGGTGTTTCATTTAACCAAGTGTTAACTTCAAGACCCAATATGATCAGTTAGAAAATGAGtgtttcattttgcatttgGGAATCACAATACAAGCACATTGAatgcatggtgtgtgtgtgtgcgtgcacgtgcgtgcgtgcgtgcgtgcgtgcgtgcgtgcgtgcgtgcgtgtatgtgcgtgtgcgtgtgcgtgtgtgtgtgtgtgtgtgtgtgtgtgtgtgagaagagAACACTCTACTCACATGAAAGGTTGACTGATGGCTTAACATTCACATGTAATGCATGCTATTGGGAAAGTGCGTTCCCACAATGACATGACAAACGCGGCATGTCATTTTTTCTGAAGAGGAGAGAAGATGGATGGTGTGGGCGTATGCATGTGTAGCGGTCAATTTTGATTTGTTAATTTTGATCTAGGAGTCAAAAGGAGGAGGGACTATTGAACTATTGAAGAGAAAGAGGTTGATGTTTGAAGACTATCAGGAATTCAGACTGTATGGCTGTGGGAGTTTGGCAGAGCTTTTCTCCTCGTGGATGTTTCCAACagtttgaacaacaaaaaaaaaactattatccTTCAAACATTCCCACATGCATGACTGAGTCCTAAAAAAATCTGAGGTTTATTCAGACTTTCTGTCATCACTGTTTTCAGCTGTCTGTCTGTGCtttgtgaaagaaaagaagaattttGTCTGGTTAGTATATTCAAGTTTCTGTTAGAACACTTTAGCATGGActttggttttatatttttagaaatatttgttagAAAGTTAATACTCTAATGTCCTCTTACCTACAAATCTCTATTTTTCCACTTCTTTTGTGCTTCCCTCCGAACCTCTGGGCTCATCTagtctctttttctgtttattgtttatttttacttactcCAGCACTCTTGCTGTCTGAATGTGGATGACCTGGAGAACGTgcacaaatacataaaatagcTTGTTGCAAATGTACTTGATAAATGGAGCTTAAAcgtgtatttttttgtttatgtcagGAATACACCATCGACATATTTTTTGCTCAGACCTGGTACGACAGGAGGTTAAAATTCAACAGCACGATGAAGGTTCTTCGTCTCAACAGCAACATGGTTGGGAAGATCTGGATCCCAGACACTTTCTTTCGGAATTCAAAGAAAGCCGACGCCCACTGGATCACCACACCCAATCGCATGCTCAGGATCTGGAATGATGGAAGAATACTCTACACACTCAGGCAAGGCAACTGTGTTGACATGTTAAGATTTTATAGATTCATCATAGACTAACAATTTATCCCAATAAAGAATGGAAGAGTTGRAAGTGAATAACATTTGAGTTGCAACTAATGTTTCAGAAAACGCCTGTCagtttttcttatgttttcttttacttttattgatttataaatccTAATTGtgtgacaaaaaatacacaatcaattaatcatgcTAGGAAAGagtgtcattttgtttcttcaatCATTTCAAAATCAATACTACACAAGGACTTTGCTATTGTTTGCTTGTAATGtagtttgttgtaaatgatgtGACACCAAGGgctaaaattatttctctgcGGCTGCAAAGGCCTGTTGTTCAAACAGTTCTGCAAGTTTAGTTGCCAACTTTGAGTCCTTAGTCCATGTAAACCAACAATGATGCTGAAGCCTATTAAAGTCCAGAATAGCTCTGTGCTCATATGAATCAGAGATTGTTCTAGTTATTATCTGCTCAGC
The DNA window shown above is from Poecilia reticulata strain Guanapo linkage group LG14, Guppy_female_1.0+MT, whole genome shotgun sequence and carries:
- the gabrg2 gene encoding gamma-aminobutyric acid receptor subunit gamma-2 isoform X6, giving the protein MKMVMTASPKATSRCSTAMAKPPLPLKRLLWVFIVFSLSQSSLQNDDDDEVSNKTWVLTPKVYESDVTHILNSLLDGYDNKLRPDIGVKPTVIHTDMFVNSIGPVNAINMEYTIDIFFAQTWYDRRLKFNSTMKVLRLNSNMVGKIWIPDTFFRNSKKADAHWITTPNRMLRIWNDGRILYTLRLTIDAECQLKLNNFPMDEHSCPLEFSSYGYPKEEIMYRWKRSSVEVGDIRSWRLYQFSFVGLRNTTETVRTVSAPSSGMKAG
- the gabrg2 gene encoding gamma-aminobutyric acid receptor subunit gamma-2 isoform X5 — encoded protein: MKMVMTASPKATSRCSTAMAKPPLPLKRLLWVFIVFSLSQSSLQNDDDDEVSNKTWVLTPKVYESDVTHILNSLLDGYDNKLRPDIGVKPTVIHTDMFVNSIGPVNAINMEYTIDIFFAQTWYDRRLKFNSTMKVLRLNSNMVGKIWIPDTFFRNSKKADAHWITTPNRMLRIWNDGRILYTLRLTIDAECQLKLNNFPMDEHSCPLEFSSYGYPKEEIMYRWKRSSVEVGDIRSWRLYQFSFVGLRNTTETVRTVSDEVGRRFKDTRVKTTET